In one window of Paenarthrobacter nicotinovorans DNA:
- the msrA gene encoding peptide-methionine (S)-S-oxide reductase MsrA: MKTFVLGGGCFWCLDAVYQKTRGVSSVVSGYTGGHVRNPDYYEVCSGTTGHAEVVAVTFDETVVPEEVILDMFFALHDPTTLNRQGYDVGTQYRSSMFYTTTEEKVLFEEAIERAQALWSDPIVTEVVPLPDFYEAEEVHQNYYAKFPYQGYCQVIINPKLAKARKYYSAWLTA; this comes from the coding sequence ATGAAAACTTTCGTACTTGGCGGCGGCTGCTTCTGGTGCCTGGATGCCGTTTACCAGAAAACCCGCGGGGTCAGCTCGGTTGTCTCCGGCTACACCGGCGGCCACGTCCGCAATCCCGATTACTACGAAGTGTGCTCCGGGACCACCGGTCACGCGGAGGTGGTTGCGGTGACATTCGATGAAACTGTTGTTCCGGAAGAAGTCATCCTGGACATGTTCTTCGCCCTGCACGACCCCACCACCCTGAACCGGCAGGGCTACGACGTCGGGACCCAGTACCGGTCCTCGATGTTCTACACCACCACCGAGGAGAAGGTCTTGTTCGAGGAAGCCATCGAACGCGCCCAGGCCTTGTGGTCCGACCCGATTGTGACTGAAGTGGTGCCGCTCCCGGACTTCTACGAGGCCGAGGAAGTCCACCAGAATTACTATGCAAAGTTTCCGTACCAGGGATACTGCCAGGTGATCATTAACCCCAAGCTGGCAAAGGCCAGGAAATATTACTCTGCATGGCTTACTGCTTAG
- the cysK gene encoding cysteine synthase A, which produces MARIYDDVTQLVGRTPLVRLNRLTEGLDAQVAVKLEFYNPANSVKDRIGVAIIDAAEKSGALKPGGTIVEGTSGNTGIALALVGAARGYKVILTMPETMSTERRVMLRAYGAEIVLTPGSEGMRGAVEKAQEIVANTENSIWAQQFANEANPAIHRATTAEEVWNDTDGEVDIFVAGVGTGGTITGVGQVLKERKPGVQIVAVEPKDSAILNGGAPGPHKIQGIGANFVPEILDTNVYDEVLDATLEDSVRVARDLGAREGILGGISSGAIVWAALELAKRPENAGKLIVAVVCDFGERYISTVLFDDIRG; this is translated from the coding sequence ATGGCAAGGATCTACGACGACGTTACTCAGCTGGTCGGCCGCACCCCGCTGGTTCGATTGAACCGGCTCACCGAGGGCCTTGACGCCCAGGTTGCCGTCAAGCTTGAGTTCTACAACCCCGCCAACAGCGTCAAGGACCGCATTGGTGTAGCCATCATTGACGCCGCCGAAAAGTCCGGTGCCTTGAAGCCGGGCGGAACGATCGTCGAGGGTACCTCAGGCAACACGGGCATTGCCCTCGCACTCGTGGGCGCGGCACGCGGCTACAAGGTCATCCTGACCATGCCCGAAACCATGTCCACCGAACGCCGTGTCATGCTGCGCGCTTACGGTGCCGAAATCGTCCTGACCCCGGGTTCCGAAGGCATGCGTGGGGCCGTCGAGAAGGCCCAGGAGATCGTCGCCAACACGGAGAACTCCATCTGGGCCCAGCAGTTCGCCAACGAGGCCAACCCGGCGATCCACCGCGCCACCACGGCCGAGGAAGTCTGGAACGACACCGACGGCGAAGTTGACATCTTCGTAGCAGGCGTAGGAACCGGTGGCACCATCACCGGCGTGGGCCAGGTCCTCAAGGAACGCAAGCCCGGAGTCCAGATTGTTGCCGTCGAACCCAAGGATTCGGCCATCCTCAACGGTGGCGCTCCCGGTCCCCACAAGATCCAGGGCATCGGCGCCAACTTCGTGCCCGAGATCCTGGACACCAACGTCTACGACGAAGTCCTTGACGCCACCCTTGAGGACTCCGTGCGGGTTGCCCGGGACCTCGGTGCCCGCGAAGGCATCCTCGGCGGCATCTCCTCCGGTGCCATCGTGTGGGCCGCGCTCGAACTCGCAAAGCGTCCGGAGAATGCCGGCAAGCTGATCGTGGCCGTCGTCTGTGACTTCGGGGAGCGTTACATCTCCACCGTGCTGTTCGATGACATCCGCGGCTAA
- the epsC gene encoding serine O-acetyltransferase EpsC, producing MSFFARLKEDLDAARSHDPAARGSFENFFAYSGLHAIWAHRLTHKLWQNPALRFPARLISQLARFLTGIEIHPGATIGRRFFIDHGMGVVIGETSEIGDDVMIYHGVTLGGRSLAKVKRHPTIGDRVTIGAGAKVLGPITIGADSAVGANAVVVKDAPPESIITGIPATWRHRDARSETKPAVDPAEYYIEYRI from the coding sequence GTGAGCTTCTTCGCAAGACTTAAGGAAGACCTCGACGCCGCCCGGTCCCACGACCCGGCGGCGCGAGGTTCTTTTGAGAACTTTTTCGCCTACTCCGGATTGCATGCCATCTGGGCGCACCGCCTGACCCACAAGCTCTGGCAAAACCCGGCGCTCCGTTTTCCGGCGCGCCTGATTTCGCAGCTCGCGAGGTTCCTGACGGGCATCGAGATCCACCCCGGGGCCACGATTGGCCGCAGGTTCTTTATCGACCACGGCATGGGCGTCGTCATCGGTGAGACATCGGAAATCGGCGATGACGTGATGATCTACCACGGTGTCACGCTCGGCGGCCGCTCCCTGGCCAAGGTCAAGCGCCACCCCACCATCGGTGACAGGGTGACCATTGGTGCCGGCGCGAAGGTATTGGGCCCCATCACCATCGGAGCAGACAGTGCTGTTGGTGCGAATGCCGTAGTAGTGAAGGACGCTCCACCAGAGTCGATCATCACTGGAATTCCGGCGACCTGGCGGCACCGGGACGCCAGGTCAGAGACGAAGCCTGCAGTGGATCCGGCCGAGTATTACATCGAATACCGCATCTAG